A window of Macrotis lagotis isolate mMagLag1 chromosome 1, bilby.v1.9.chrom.fasta, whole genome shotgun sequence genomic DNA:
TGATATCACAGCTGATAAGACAAAGAAGAAATGGGGCTTTGTACCTTGTGTAAGTTTGCTAATCTACTAATTTAAAGAACTACAAGGAGGGAGGAACGTTTGGGTGACATTTCAAGCAAGCAGTGTCTATTTGGAAAATACGTTTTGAAATCATTTCCATTTCAGCCTCAACTTGCGACCTGACCCAAGTGTCTATGTGGACCAGAAGTTACCTAATGCTTTCCTTGCTTGGAAAGGATCCTGACAAAGGCAGCATAGATCGGACAGATGCATGATCAAAATGATTTGGAGGGAGAGTGCTGACCTGGCCTCTGGGATCTACTGGCCATCCCCCAGTGCTCGCTCATGAGTGAGAAGGGCCTTAACCTATGGGTGACAGACATAGAAATGAGAAACTGCTGCTATTTGGGCTGCCCTTGCAGACCAAAGGATGCCCTTCTCTGTAAAGATTAAGAGAATAAACATAGAGAGAGTAATCATTGGAAGGCTTCTTAGCTCACAATCAGGAAAATCAAGAAGCTGAGAAAGAGGAGGGTCACTGGGGGGGCTGAGAAGAATGCCATGTTGCCATACCGAGCTGCGGCTTGGTATTCATTCTGGTACTGTGTGATACACATCTGCTCCACCACGCGCTCCATGATCTTGATATCGGTTTCTGTGAAGTTCTCCCCcttggtagtggtggtggtagtgtgTTGTTTCACTGTGATGTTGACACAGTCATGCACAAAATTGTTCTGGTTACTGTACTGGTCAATGGGTCGGTACATGACTTGGTTGGGGTAGCGGTACTGGTTTTCACGGTAGTAGCGGTCTTCATAATCATTGCCAAAGTGCATGACGGGCCTGCTCATGGCACTCCCCAGCATGTAGCCACCCAGCCCTCCCACAACCGCCCCAGCAGCAGCTGCCCCAGCCACATGTTTTAGATTGGGTTTGGGTTTATCTGGTTTCCACTTGTTATTGTAATTGCTACCACTCTGACCCCAGTTAGAGCCACCATGTGGTTGACCCCAGCTGGAACCCCCAGGATGAGGCTGACCCCAGTTGGAGCCCCCAGGATGGGGCTGACCCCAATTGGTGCCACCTCCCTGAGGGTGCCCCCAGCCAGGATATCGGTTGCCTCCAGGGCTACCTGGCTGGCCAGGGTAGCGGTTGCTTCCTCCACTGTTCCATCCCCCTCCAGGTCTTGGCTTTGGTTTCTTACAGAGACCTAGATCACTCCAGGTCACAATGAAGAGAGCCAAAATCCAGTATCCCAAGCGGATTTTTCCCATGGTAGCtgatctgaaagaaaaaaaggggaggggtcacaaaaattctggttttatttagaaacctttaaaggaaaaggagggaatacaaaagaaagacttttttttgtcataatgTGATATCAGGAAGAAGTAGGATActtctataattaaaaaaatagcaaagattGACAACCTTGAAGGAAATGTAATCTGCAAATTTCCTTTGAGGTTCTTTATGGGGGAACCCCTTAAAAGCAATACTTAACCTTGGATTGTAGCAAAGAGGGACACAAGCCAGATTATGATCTAATCAAAGGAGAATACAGCTCATCCTTCAGCAGGCATTCCCTCTTCCCTAGTCATGCTATCTCATCTAGTTGGACTAGGGATTTAATCTTTTCATCTCTGGAACCTCCGCCCTGGGATCCTGCTCTCCTGATTGGTGATTGCCC
This region includes:
- the PRNP gene encoding major prion protein isoform X1; translation: MKPGDPSQGEGSHMKGSATMGKIRLGYWILALFIVTWSDLGLCKKPKPRPGGGWNSGGSNRYPGQPGSPGGNRYPGWGHPQGGGTNWGQPHPGGSNWGQPHPGGSSWGQPHGGSNWGQSGSNYNNKWKPDKPKPNLKHVAGAAAAGAVVGGLGGYMLGSAMSRPVMHFGNDYEDRYYRENQYRYPNQVMYRPIDQYSNQNNFVHDCVNITVKQHTTTTTTKGENFTETDIKIMERVVEQMCITQYQNEYQAAARYGNMAFFSAPPVTLLFLSFLIFLIVS
- the PRNP gene encoding major prion protein isoform X2, which translates into the protein MGKIRLGYWILALFIVTWSDLGLCKKPKPRPGGGWNSGGSNRYPGQPGSPGGNRYPGWGHPQGGGTNWGQPHPGGSNWGQPHPGGSSWGQPHGGSNWGQSGSNYNNKWKPDKPKPNLKHVAGAAAAGAVVGGLGGYMLGSAMSRPVMHFGNDYEDRYYRENQYRYPNQVMYRPIDQYSNQNNFVHDCVNITVKQHTTTTTTKGENFTETDIKIMERVVEQMCITQYQNEYQAAARYGNMAFFSAPPVTLLFLSFLIFLIVS